In Malus sylvestris chromosome 16, drMalSylv7.2, whole genome shotgun sequence, the following are encoded in one genomic region:
- the LOC126608895 gene encoding prefoldin subunit 2, with protein MATSRAEGDQKEYVNEQAVANKFADMRSELNQIYSKITELEMEASEHSLVINAIQPLDPSRRCYRMIGGVLVERTIKEVLPAVQRNKEGIEEVIARLNEALEKKKKEISDFEAKYKIRIRKEQGEEKDDSARKEGTAQGVLVGPAGGSG; from the coding sequence ATGGCCACTAGTAGAGCTGAAGGGGATCAAAAGGAATATGTAAATGAACAAGCCGTTGCAAATAAGTTTGCTGATATGAGGTCTGAGCTCAACCAAATCTACTCGAAAATTACCGAGCTAGAGATGGAAGCGAGCGAGCACTCACTGGTCATCAATGCCATCCAGCCACTTGATCCGTCCAGGCGATGCTACCGGATGATCGGAGGTGTTCTGGTGGAGAGAACTATCAAGGAGGTCCTGCCAGCTGTGCAGCGCAACAAAGAAGGTATTGAGGAGGTTATTGCCAGGCTGAATGAGgcattggagaagaagaaaaaggaaatctCTGATTTTGAGGCAAAGTACAAGATCAGGATACGGAAGGAGCAGGGTGAGGAGAAGGATGATAGCGCTCGGAAAGAAGGGACTGCTCAGGGAGTCCTGGTTGGCCCTGCCGGTGGAAGCGGATGA
- the LOC126606283 gene encoding preprotein translocase subunit SECE1-like: MALRMFVQFPVTSPFPPPTKSGHLNSSVRLKPPCAGSHSIPLSQPRRPVTQKNRRQSFLKAVDESQANSESGAESVSTQDKESAAEGESAASQPVELSELGKEIKAAMQKRKEEKEGDFLSGVVEEVREIEWPAFAKVLGTTGVVLAVIAGSSVVLLTVNAILAEFSDQVFAGRGVQDFFS; this comes from the coding sequence ATGGCTCTACGCATGTTCGTACAGTTCCCGGTTACCTCACCTTTCCCGCCACCCACAAAATCCGGTCATCTGAACTCATCCGTACGGTTGAAACCTCCATGTGCCGGTAGCCACTCAATTCCCCTATCACAACCCAGACGGCCCGTAACACAGAAGAACAGAAGGCAATCATTTCTCAAAGCCGTCGACGAAAGCCAGGCGAATTCCGAGTCCGGCGCCGAATCGGTGAGCACCCAAGACAAAGAATCGGCCGCGGAAGGAGAATCGGCGGCGAGTCAACCCGTCGAGTTGAGCGAGTTGGGGAAGGAGATCAAGGCGGCGATGcagaagaggaaggaggagaaagagGGAGACTTTTTGAGCGGAGTGGTGGAGGAGGTAAGGGAGATCGAGTGGCCAGCGTTCGCTAAGGTGTTGGGGACCACCGGGGTGGTTCTTGCGGTCATTGCCGGTTCCAGCGTCGTGTTGCTCACTGTCAATGCCATTTTGGCTGAGTTTTCCGATCAGGTTTTCGCCGGGAGAGGGGTTCAGGATTTTTTCAGCTGA